The Schistocerca gregaria isolate iqSchGreg1 chromosome 2, iqSchGreg1.2, whole genome shotgun sequence genome contains the following window.
GAAATAAACTGTCTCTGTATACGAATCGTCTTTATAAATTAGcaaaaagcaaaaaacaaaaaaaaaaaaaacaattcgcaGAACCGTTAAATAGTAAGTACCTAACAAGCAGCCCAGCGTGAAGAATCAGACATCGTTAAACCACagccagtttttattattattattactattattatttggtGAAGTGCAGAAAGATTGGGACTAACGATGTAGCCTGCTATTCTGTCCTCCCTGCAACAAATCTCCATTTATTTTTGGCGATCTAAAACTCATGAAACCTGCTGAGAGCAAAAAACCACAGAAAGGTATGCGTTTTCATTAGTTAGGCAGGGATTGAGCAACAATAACGAGGTAAGTAATGACTACAGCTAGTGCTGAGACCAGGAGACGGCGGTCGATTTCGACGAATCCTGCAGCTGTGAAATTCAGTACTGGTTCCTGCGACGTCACACGGAGGAAGGCCTCCACTTCGCCAGAGAGCGAGGATGGCAGCACTGGCAGCCTCCGCAGGATCACACCGGTACGTCTCGCCGCATCCCTAGCTGCCGCACAGGACAGCGCCAGAGTTACTATCTTGAAGCAGTGGTAAGCGAGCCATAATATCGGTGTACTCGATAGTTCACTGTACGGCAAGAAATCTGAAGAGTGTGCGCTCCTTATGATGCTAAATATTTCGTATGAGCTGCAAATTGCACCAGTAACGGTATATGCGATGTCGGCAGCCACCGGCAGCCCAAAGTGCCTCTCCAGGTCCTCGGCCGCTCGTATCAAGGCGACGAACGCCTCTCGCAGATGGCCCAGCCTTCCTGCCGATGTAGCCGACTGTGGCGCTACTTGCAAAATTCCAGACATGGGATGATGCAGCTCCTCCGAGAGGCACGCGTTAAGACTCCTCAGTCTTTCCCACAGCTCCAGGACCAGCAATACGAATTGCAAAGCCACAACTGAGTCTATAAACGACGACAACATAATGTGCAGGGACACTCTTATGGAGCTTGGGTGTAGACTTAGTACAGCGCCGCTCAACAGTGCAAATTTAACGACGATCAGGAAGTAGGATATCAATTTACTACAAGTTGCCTCCTTCACAGAAATGTGGTCGTCTGCAAACTTGAGCTTTTCAATGAAGGAGCGTATGTGTTCAAGCCTAGTTATAGAGCACATCAAAAAAATCAGTATCAGTTTCGCGTGTGTTAAAATTAATATGATGAAGTAAATGGTTAATGGTATGAAAGGCAAACTGACATATATTCTGAAATTTTGAAGCCAACACATTACTGACATCAACACAGCAACACACAGCCAGGAACCAGAAAGATGCCGTATAATTCTGCGTAAAACACCATTAATTTTCTTGCAGTGGATGGGTGAAGTGATGTCTTCTTCTACAGGAACTAATCCTAATACCAGCCACAATCTGTATAACGGTAacaatacgaaacgaaaatttgcgGTAGGCTTGTGGTATGATGTCTGCATAGTGGTTAAGTTTGTATCTATTACAGTTCCGTTCAGTCTTCTTACCAACAGTACCAAAAGCGACAAATCCTGATGCCTAGACCTATTAACAGCCGTTACTCTTTTAGTACAGTATTTAAAATCCAGCAACATGGGCCTGTGCGCTTGAAgagtgtcggtgttgactggcgttCGTTGGTGGGGCGTCGTTAATATCACCCTTCCAGAAGCATCTCCATTAAGTTAGGAAGCTTATTTCCCTAATAGCACTGTGTCCCGTGTTTTAAAGACTGAATTTTAAACTAACGGCTTGCGGTTCCTTTCCTGTCACATAGATAGTCTATCTTTCCTGTTATCAGGAGATAGTatcttcaacaatgttttagcaacGTTTCTGCGTTGTTGTCGTATTATGTTCATTAGGCACGGAGATGGCGTGTCTTCAAGAAGCCAAGGTTAATCGCTTTTAATTTACCGAGAACGATACTTTAATGTCCTGAAGAACCAACTGCGATTTAGCGCTGATTATCGATTTCCAATCCTTAATAATTTGTATTCTAACGTGCGGAATGAGTCTCTTCAAAAATTTGCTTCCTTACTAACGGGTCCCCACAAAAACGATTTGATACTAAAAACAAATTGTTCTTGGAACGCATAAGCAGTAGTACTGAGCAGGAGTATAGCAGGCACAAAAGTATTTCCCATAGGACTGCGAGGTGATAGAAGTAACTGAGGAGCATTTAACACTACCTTTGTCATACGGCAACTATCAAAGCCAATACTCATAGATCCAAACTACATGTTTCAAATCGATTTCCAAGAATAGGCATGGACGCACAATACCAGTTTTTTACTGTTCACTATactgacccgcaagtcgccgaagtgacgtcaactaaaaaggatttgcaatacggcggcagtactcccccgcatggggcctcctggccaacaatgccgtacgatcatttcattacacTTTTCACTCAAATCCAATACAGTGGGGAACTATAGGCAAGTGAATACAAATACGAACTCAGAAAGTATTTATAAACTCGGAGGAGAAGGAAACTCACGTTCTCGTGGTACTGTAAGACTTACGGATATGTCTGAGAGAAAGCATTACAATTCGTCCAGTCATTATAGTACAAACTAACCAACAGACAGATGAAGCATACTAGTTGTTTGAGAAAACGGAAGCGATATAGTGACGGAGACAACCCCATTTCCAGAGagtggtgcgcagtccggaaccgtgcgactgctacggtcgcaggttcgaatcctgcctcgggcatggatgtgtgtgatgtccttaggttagttaggtttaagtagttctaagttctaggggactaatgaccacagcagttgagtcccatagtgctcagagccatttgaaccatttttgaaccagagagTGGTAGCATATTGAATTTATTCAGTGTTCTCACTGGAAATCGTACTTTTTGCATCACAAAACTAGAATTATGAAACAATAGTATATTGATAAACAGTATCAATAGCGCAGTTTTATGTTTCAGCTAAAATCAGTAGGATCACAATAAATCATCACACCCCGCTGCTGCTTTCCATTGGCCGGAAAAAGCGTTACAAGTGCTGCCAGTGAAAATCCTGGATTTCCTAAACAACTTTAAATCCCGATTTATTACACATTGGAAGAATTTAAAGCATCGCGGAGAGGACGAATTTACGCGGAACATGACGACTAAAAACATGCAACCATCAGCGTTGCCATGGTTCTACTAGTAGTTTGTGTATTCTACTTTGGCTTTAAATGTAAACTACACGTCTCCTTGAGTTACCTTTACATCGGAAACCTATCCAGTGGATTAATAGTACAAACAAGGAACAGAAAGTGTACCGTAACATAGTAAAATTTTTCATTGGTGCTGGCTCATACGTAAGGAGTCTATAGAGGCAatacagaattaagaaacaaaaccCGGACCTTGTGAATCAGCTTTCACGAACATATAAATAATATAATCTGTACATTGTATAAACTGTCAACGTGAAATATATGTGACGAGATTGTTTCAGATGCAACCAGAGAAAAATCCACGGGGAATTTCCTAAAGGGGAGTTGAGTGTTCAGCACAGAAAGGAACTCTGGGCGAACATGAAACTTCTAAAGTTTTATCCCTAGCAGGCGCAAAGCCGGTCCAAGACGGGCCCGAGCGCACTGTGGCAATTAGAACTTAATCAAGAAGAAACACAAGTGATGCAGTTAGCGAGGCATACAACTAGATGACTGCCACAATGCTCTCGGCAGAATGCGAAAAATTATCGCGTCATAAGGTCATTCTGACATCACTCAAGGTGTCATAATAACGCAACAAATCAAAAGTGCAACTATCAGCCCACTGATATGGTACAAAGCGCTAGGCTGAAGAGCTAGAATCCATAGTTGGGATATTGTAGTACACTGTAAAGAGTAGACAACCTTAGAAAATGGGCCCAAATTTGCTCATCGACATACCTCGATAACATCATCAGTACGAGCCAACCAGGATAAATGCTGGGGCTTCTGAAGCACATGCACTGTTCTGCTCTACAGTGTTTCATTGCAAGCAGTCAGCCATTAGTGAATGTGACAGTCTTGTGACTTACACCAAACCCACTTTGAGGCTGTTCTGTGACGTACTGCCTAATATTCATCAGGTGACTTCAACTACGAGACACCAAACCACCAGATTCGCTCCTTTGACGTGGATTGCTGCTGCCACTGTTGTGAAGATGGACCCGAGCGTCTTCCACCAGCGTCCCACTGGGGGTCAACCGAGGGTGACTCATTAGCTGCCGGCAACACATGCTTTACACGTGAGTTGTATTGACGCTGCGCAAATGGCTACACCTGTGAGCAGCTACCAGAGTCTTGGGCGTTTCTTGGGAGGCCAGGCATACTTCTGCAGGGCTACCGTCAACCCCTGCAGAGCTGTTCGCTGCTGACCTAGGAACGAACTTCGATTTCTTTAAGAGTGACCCGTAAAGCAGCGCATCTCACTGCCAGAATCTCGGCTGGGCGGACAACGCCTGCAGACCACTGGGTCTTGCACGACGCAGCCTCTGCTGAAGGTGCGGTTTCCGACCTCTGTCAAGCTACAAAGACACTGCTTACTTGGACGAGCCAGCCATTATTGGCTGTGTGGACCACCCTGCCACCATTGATCAACACCACATAGAAGCTGTTTGTATTGTATTAATactgaaaataaatgtatttacagCCAACTCTGTATCACTGACACACTTTCGGCGTTTTACTCGACCACACTCCTGCACTCTGGGCTCAGCATCCTGTGCTCCTAGAGACTATCGCTTCCTGGTTCTCCACAATAGTACGGCATAGCGGTAATCGTATTAATCTTAAAGATATAGAACACATTCTGAAAGGATGCCACTCGTTTTGGCTACTTTCCAAGGCCATACATAATTGATACCTGTCCTCTTCATTGATATGAACATCGTTCACACTGTCAAGCAAACAATAAAAACTGGTTTTCTTTCTGTGCTTTTGGATAGCGTGACTCATTATATATTGATCCTGGTAACTTGTTTGCTCTGCACGTAAAAAGCATATGTTCCATCAAGCCTTTCAACACTGAAGTCAAGGATTTAGATGCTGTCAATGTCCTCGTGTTCCATTTTATAATGTAAATCATTGGATCTATGTACTGAATTGTTTGCATAGCATTCGTTTCCATTTTCTAATATGATCGTAGATCCCATTTAAAATGTTGCATGATTTTCTTTAGGAAACTAATGTCAGTGGAGACACTGTCTGGGATAAGTCTGACACACAAAATACTATGTAACAGTttgaacaaagaaattttgatttattCAACCTGTTAGATTTGTTGCCAAACAGTAACAAACCGAAAACATTGATTAATTGATTATCTATCAGCCTCAGAGTCATGGAGATATAATCTGCGTTATCATTAAACATCATTATACATAGCTTAAAAAATCTACCTAGATGTGATCTAAGTTGCAGAAATGATTACCGCTTTCATCTGCTTTCGCGTGTGCTCACGTATACTCGACTTTCAACAAAGATTATCGATAATGATCTGTTTCTGCCAACATAATAACGCTGAACATAGTCTATGTCGATGCAGCCAGACTGCAATATCAAACGCACGCAGATGACTTCGTTTAcattatgcactcctggaaatggaaaaaagaacacattgacaccggtgtgtcagacccaccatacttgctccggacactgcgagagggctgtacaagcaatgatcacacgcacggcacagcggacacaccaggaaccgcggtgttggccgtcgaatggcgctagctgcgcagcatttgtgcaccgccgccgtcagtgtcagccagtttgccgtggcatacggagctccatcgcagtctttaacactggtagcatgccgcgacagcgtggacgtgaaccgtatgtgcagttgacggactttgagcgagggcgtgtagtgggcatgcgggaggccgggtggacgtaccgccgaattgctcaacacgtggggcgtgtggtctccacagtacatcgatgttgtcgccagtggtcggcggaaggtgcacgtccccgtcgacctgggaccggaccgcagcgacgcacggatgcacgccaagaccgtaggatcctacgcagtgccgtaggcgaccgcaccgccacttcccagcaaattagggacactgttgctcctggggtatcggcgaggaccattcgcaaccgtctccatgaagctgggctacggtcccgcacaccgttaggccgtcttccgctcacgccccaacatcgtgcagcccgcctccagtggtgtcgcgacaggcgtgaatggaaggacgaatggagacgtgtcgtcttcagcgatgagagtcgcttctgccttggtgccaatgatggtggtatgcgtgtttggcgccgtgcaggtgagcgccacaatcaggactgcatacgaccgaggcacacaaggccaacacccggcatcatggtgtggggagcgatgtcctacactggccgtacacctatggtgatcgtcgaggggacactgaatagtgcacggtacatccaaaccgtcatcgaacccatcgttctaccattcctagaccggcaagggaacttgctgttccaacaggacaatgcacgtccgcatgtatcccgtgccacccaacgtgctctagaaggtgtaagtcaactaccctggccagcaagatctccggatctgtctcccattgagcatgtttgggactggatgaagcgtcgtctcacgcggtctgcaagtccagcacgaacgctggtccaactgaggcgccaggtggaaatagcatggcaagccgttccacagaactacatccagcatctctacgatcgtctccatgggagaatagcagcctgcattgctgcgaaaggtggatatacactgtactagtgccgacattgtgcatgctctgttgcctgtgtctatgtgcctgtggttctgtcagtgtgatgatgtgatgtgtctgaccccaagaatgtgtcaataaagtttccccttcctggggcaatgaattcacggtgttcttatttcaatttccaggagtgtatgtaaatatATAGTTTACTGGCAGATGCCAACACCACGCAATAAACGCTTAAAATTCTAATCATTGTGGGCTGTGAAAGCTTTAATGTCTTTCTTcagcaagaataataataatattcacacGTGTACCGGAGGTTTGTTCACTTCCTTTGATGTAAAACTGATCTTTGAGTATGAAGTAGGTATATTTTATGAACAACTCAGAACCATTTATTAATTTGAGAGTTTTATGGTTGGGAATTCTCTCAAGTGAAAAGAAATTCTACCTCATCGATGGAAACATTTGAATCTGAATTCTTGTTTATCTGAACATGGGATACGTGGCGCGTCTGCTGTTCGTCTCCCGCATACATCGTCGATTAGTGCTAAGCTACGTAATTGAGCATCATAATAAACATGTGTGCTAGGCTGTTATTTTACACTATCGGCGTAAGTGGATGGTCTGTCCTGGCAATTTACATTCGCGATTGCACCGCAGCGAAGAGGCATTAGTGTGCAATTTCTTTTCTTAAGTAGCTTTCAGTATAGAAGTAGTACCGTTgcatattcatttttttaaatttttgtgtggcAGTGTTGGACAGCTTTGACAAAGGCTAAAAACTGCGCCGTATAATACACAGGTATATTTGCTAATTATTGTTAGAGGCGATCGGTTTCGGTCATGAATTAGACCCTCCACGGGTCACAAAAGATATTCAACTGCAAACTGCGCAGCTGTAATATACGATGAAGCTCTTAATAAATTACGTTCTTAACATAGCAGATCATGTGTAACAGTCATGTAATTTAAACATCAAATACGCTTCTGCCAGTCCTAGTCTTTCACATTGACGGACCACAGAATAAAATGATTTACCTGAAGTGAAAATTGACAGGAATCATTTCAAGGATAATTGCAGTATACGTGTGCCGAAGCACAAAGGACTACGAGTTCTTACCACAAAATCTGCTGGGGGTTCCTTATTAGTGTAATCCGAGTTTTGTCGAAGAGTGACGAGGATAAACAGTCAAATACTTAACTTACACTTAGAACGTTGTATTTGGACGTTACACAAATACCCGAAGTTTTACTTTAGTACGTCAGTAATACTTCACATTTCAGTATAAAGACAGACCAAAAAAACCCTAAATGATTAATTTTCTTCCTATAGTGGCATTGTTAAGATCCATCATAGAAAAACTGTGAAGACAAAGTGGCCTTTTCATCAACATATCCCATAAGCGTAAAGGGGAAATGCGTGGCTCATAGAATGTACTTTCTTTGCAATATCTAGACGACTTTTGGTGACGGTTAATTTATGCCTCTGTGGACTTTTGAAGACGTCATGTCAGCAAAAAACCATTCTATTATTACATTAAAAGCTACAGAGTAACTTCTAAAGAAACCAAGGAAATTGCCACGTATGTAAGAAATCAAATGACACATTACTACATCAGCATCACATCGGCATGTACAAGTATGCAGAATAAGCTACCAAATATAGCATCGATATATGAAAAATGTTGGTATTTTGTGGAAGTAATATTAACATTCACACATCGATCTTTTATTGTCGATATATCGATCCATTTCCTCGATAAATCTGGCTATCATAAGACTACTTTCTACTGGATGAACCTGATTTCCAAATTATGGAGGTTCCTCGGGAATCTTTGCTGAGCATTCTGGCGTACATGGtttccggtggctcgttacagacaCATTTGTCTTTGAATAGTATTGCACTGAAAATCTCTGCAAAACAGTACATATGTCGACGGCACACTTTCGCCGTTACACTAATTAACCAAAATAAATCAACAATGATAGAACTTTCGAAGAACAAAGTAAAATAATAGATTTTGATAAATCTATATGTCCATACTTGAGGACATATTGccatatcttttttttctttattgtatttcaattgccCATCCGggctggctggcagcagcatatgagctgctcttcagccgaaagacatagaacaaacaatagaagacagtgaaaaatatacaaaggagagaatatggcgaatatatatataaaaaagggaaacatcatggaaggcaaaagACAAacaaaaggggcgactgtaaaatggagataaaaactgtaaaaaagtagcGCACGCAAAACGCCatacactgcgacaattaaaaggcGCAGTATGACCGGAGAataaaaagtatcgacggatggcgtagcacataacaaacactgacagcgaacctcaaggcagtacacaattgaaatcacacctctcgacgcacaggagaaacagcactaaacacaacactgacgtggctcACTGACAATGATcgaaacggaggatctgccaggcacaaggagatgagggagaccagaagaagggagggaggggaaaagaGGGGGGAGATGGGCGGAGGGCGCGCTGAAGAGAGTCagatagggagggatgtgggaaggaaagaggcaagtatggggtgcagggtctcagggggggggggggggaggaaactctgctctgggagaaggaggagagaggaaaaagggggccctggggagggaggGAACagggccaggttatagttggaaggaagggtagatgtcacggcaaaGTTTTGCCATATTTATGCACGAATTCTTCTTAAACTAATGATCCAACAGGCTTGAGTAAAGAAGAAGATTTCTTTGTTGAATATTTCGGTTCCAAATACTTAAGCCGTACACCGTCAGTTGTTGACAGTGAACTGACCAATAATTACAAGGTATGTAATGACGGTCCCGAGGACAGACACCAGCAAACGGCGGTCAATATTTACGAATCCAGCGGCGGTAAAGAACAAAGAGTCCGCTGCTGCCCAGTGTCCAGATGGCAGCACCGGCAACCTCCTGAGAAGCACAGTGGTGCGTCTGGCCGCGTTCTCAGCTGCCGCACACGACAGCGCCATCGCCACCAGCTTGAGGCTGTGGAAAGCGAGCCACAGCATCGCCGTGCTCCATGACTTACTGTACGACAGGTAATCCGCAAGTTGTGGCTTcacgaagatgacgagcagctCGTAAGCACTACAGGTGGCACCGAGCACACACTGGGTGATGTCGATAGCGATGGGTAGTCCAAAGTGTTCCTCCATTTCCTCAACCGCTCGTCGCAAGGCTACGAATGCCTCCCGAAGGTGATCCAGTCTTTCGACTGGTGAACCATATAGTGGAGCCACTTGTTGAAATAGAAGTGAAGCATGGTACATGTCGTCCAGGAGGTACGCCTTGATACTACGTAACCTCATCCACAGTTCCAGAACCAGCATAACGAAATGAAAAAGCAGCTCTGCATTTATGAAACAGCCGAATACGAAATCAAAAAAGTCCGTTATTCTTCCAGAACTCAGAATGAAACTGGCTCCGAATAACACAGCAACGTAAAAGATAATAATAAAACCATCCAGTAATTTGGTCTTTTCTCTCTGTGTTGCTGGAATATGATTGTCGACGAACATGAGCTCCTTCATGAATGCCCGTACATGCCCAAGCCCAGTTACAGCGCATATCCCAAATGTTAACAACAACTTTCCGTctcctatggcctgcagtgtgaaATAGATGGCTGATATCAGAGCCAGACAACTGATCAACCGTTTTACGTCAAAGTACCAGTACATCCCGCGTTTCAGAATTGTAAGGAAAAACCAGAATGTAGAAGGTGATATTGACATCTTCCATAAACTACCTTCTTCATTCTTGCATCATTTCAATGCCACCGCGTCGTCTTCCAATGGCACTAGTCCCAAAATTAACCATAATTTATACACTGGAACTAAAACGAAACGAAATGTTTCCACATCCTTGCTGTAGAATAGGTACATACCAAACTTTTTTGTCTTTGTGAGAATTTTTTTCATTATGTTCTAAAGTCGAAAACTTCACACTACTTGCAAGGGTTGTCGTTGTGGTTTTTACATTTCAAATCACCTATTTGTTTCTGTCTACTGCAGTGATGTTAGCAAGGTTGTTCACACTTATATGTACCTCTATTATTAATATTAACTACGTTTTGTGGTGCCAAATTCATTTACTTATCGCATTTCACTTACTTACTGAACTGCACCCTTTCTAACAACATCGGTATAAAATGAAAACTTCCTTTTCTATCCAAAGTATACAGTCTTAATCCCACAGCACCAGTTTCAGTGTTAGCAATAGTGAATCGGACAGTTCAGCTAAATTATTAAAGCGGAAGCAATGCCTAGTGGTTGTACGAAGACTTCAGCAGAGAGTGATAGGTGATAGTAAGAAGTAATGGGAGGACGTATTGATTGTGAGATGGTTTCAAGATACGCCAACGTTTGACAAGTTCCGCATTATTATCTGTATTCAGGGATTTCCAGTTGAGACTTTTATCTCATATTGAAAATACAAATAATAGCAACTTGCAACAACGAGCACTGCAACAGAAATTTAATCAAAATAAGCGCGCACTTTGCTTAACAGTGACGGATAGCTTTTTTTCCTAGCAGCCCGTGCCAGAACGAAAACTGAGTATTCTATCTAATTCAATTGAAGAGCCttaattttttcagtgtttctgcatGGATACTTATAAACCTTAATAAGgcgaaaataattttccaaattaccAGTAGGTCATTACCAGTGTCgcagctgcttttctgaaacatGCAACTTATAACGTTCATTGTATGCATCACCTCTGTAGGTCCCGACTATGAAAAGCTTACTGACCCTGGTTTAAGTTGATGAGCCCACATTATTATCAAAATGATAATATTACTGCAGGATACTACACTTTGAGGAAATCTCTAATTACAAAGTTCTCAtttacacacacactatatatattacTGAAACCTTTTAACCTCTGTTTTGACATAATGCCCTTAATGAAATGGATGGACAGATGTTATTTAACCGTAGATCCAGCTACAGATAGATACCTTCTCAGATTCTGAAAATTTTTGTGTCTTGGTTACAGTTTACCCGCTTTTGACCCATGCATTTGTTTGCTAATTCAAGCAAAATCACCTGTTAATTTAGACGAGTAAGAGTTACTCACGCTGATAGGCTTCTAACACATTTTACTTCCACTTATGAGTTCATAAGAGACTATGAGCCCGGTTTTTATGCCCTGAAACATTACCACATTATATAATATCTAACCAATTTGTGCAGAAACGCTATCTGACGAGCTTCTTAGTGGCAACAACGTTCGTAAAGCACaacgaaataatgaaaaatatgtttATCAAGAACTAAAAAAGACAAACCTAAAGCTATAATCCTTACAACAGATCTACTGACTATACACGTATATCAGTTGGGCGTAGCAAATGATATTGCTCTCTGTATCCAACAACATCCAGTAAATTGAGCTAGTGTGATTGCAAAAATCATCTCAACGTGTCCCTTTAATAAAACTTTCATCTCTGCATAAGGCAGCTGTTTCTCTCTCGGCATTAAATACTGTTACTTTGAACGCAGTAAATTTGGTAAACAGTTATTAAGTGGTCACACGTGTAGGTACGGAACACGTGTAATATTAACTTAGATACAGACCAAGGGGAATGAAATTAAGCTCGTAAGAACCCTAAACTGTGTGCACTCTTCATATAATGTTCAGTGGCTGAATACATGGTTACATATTTCTTATACAAAAGCAACTCAACTGGCAATGAGTCTTTACACAAAGATCAACATACAACTGACGAAATAAAATCAACATATATTAGTTTTAATGTGGGAGATATTATTTGGTGAGTGGACGAGCAATACGCTAAGTACCTTGAAACATTGGATGACTGTAAAAATTGGATATTGAATCCATGTGCTCTGAAAATATGAGTGGACGAACAAAGACCTTACATTTACCACGTCACCACTGCGGAAAAAAACGTATGGCTGGAAGTAATCACTTGCTGTACAACCTAAAAATCTCATAACATGGAACCATGCAAAAACAGCGCAGTCTTATGAGGCAGCAAACAATTCACCCTTATGCAGAATGAATTCGGTTGAATTTGCTGTTCATTAGCACAAGACGAAGCCTACATAGTTATATCACGTCATCAGTCATCTAACttttttgatgtggcccaccacgacttcctctcctgtctCTAGCTCtttatctcacagtagcacttgcacccaatgCCCCCttgtatttgttggatatattcca
Protein-coding sequences here:
- the LOC126335762 gene encoding uncharacterized protein LOC126335762; this translates as MLVLELWMRLRSIKAYLLDDMYHASLLFQQVAPLYGSPVERLDHLREAFVALRRAVEEMEEHFGLPIAIDITQCVLGATCSAYELLVIFVKPQLADYLSYSKSWSTAMLWLAFHSLKLVAMALSCAAAENAARRTTVLLRRLPVLPSGHWAAADSLFFTAAGFVNIDRRLLVSVLGTVITYLVIIGQFTVNN